One window from the genome of Carnobacteriaceae bacterium zg-84 encodes:
- a CDS encoding ABC transporter ATP-binding protein, whose translation MAYAIELRNITKQFPGVLANDNITLKVEENTVHSILGENGSGKSTLMNVLFGLHKADQGEIYINGQKAVIHNPEDAYRYGVGMVHQHFMLVEQMTALENIILGKEVGNFFIDKEQSYKEVSALVEKYGFQLDLNEKVANLSIGMKQRVEILKTLYRGADTVILDEPSAVLTPQEVLELFDMIRSLKEKGKTIIFITHKLNEIMEVADTITVIRRGKVITSIDKNSTNTEKLANAMVGRDVTIIQSVEQEIQGDVVLEVNALPLLSHTNKTVSFSIRAGEIFGVAGVEGNGQLQLEESIVGLIKSSENQVMFHQQDIGQLNPASRKKLGIGYIPSDRFKRAILPDFSVLENILLGFQDSEPFVKNGVVQEKELYKYSNELIEKFDIRLPNASVPIKTLSGGNQQKVVVARETSRHPKLVVACQPTRGLDVGAIEFIHETLLKLRDEGKAILLISAELTEVMNLSDRIGVMFEGEFQDILTRDAFDQEHIGNLMAGNKKVGESS comes from the coding sequence ATGGCTTATGCTATTGAATTAAGAAACATTACAAAACAGTTTCCCGGAGTATTGGCAAATGACAATATTACTTTAAAAGTTGAAGAAAATACAGTCCATAGTATTTTAGGAGAAAATGGTTCAGGGAAATCAACATTGATGAATGTTTTATTTGGATTACATAAAGCTGATCAAGGTGAGATTTATATCAATGGACAAAAAGCTGTCATTCACAATCCAGAGGATGCCTATAGATATGGTGTCGGAATGGTACATCAACATTTTATGTTGGTAGAACAAATGACTGCTTTGGAAAATATTATTTTAGGAAAAGAAGTCGGTAACTTTTTTATTGATAAAGAGCAATCTTATAAGGAAGTCAGTGCATTAGTTGAAAAATATGGTTTCCAATTAGATTTGAATGAAAAAGTTGCGAATTTATCTATCGGTATGAAGCAAAGGGTAGAAATATTAAAAACATTATACCGAGGTGCTGATACTGTAATATTAGATGAACCGTCTGCTGTATTGACCCCACAAGAAGTATTAGAATTATTCGATATGATTCGTTCATTAAAAGAAAAAGGAAAAACAATTATTTTTATCACACATAAACTTAATGAGATTATGGAAGTAGCCGATACAATTACGGTTATAAGACGTGGTAAAGTCATCACGTCTATTGATAAAAATAGTACAAATACGGAAAAATTAGCGAATGCTATGGTGGGACGCGATGTCACGATTATTCAGTCGGTTGAACAAGAGATACAAGGTGATGTCGTGTTAGAAGTGAATGCGTTACCACTATTATCTCATACGAATAAAACAGTGTCATTTTCTATTCGAGCAGGTGAAATTTTTGGTGTAGCAGGTGTTGAAGGAAATGGACAACTTCAATTAGAAGAGTCAATTGTCGGATTGATTAAATCATCAGAAAATCAAGTGATGTTTCATCAACAAGATATTGGTCAATTAAATCCGGCTTCACGGAAAAAATTAGGGATTGGATATATTCCATCAGATCGCTTTAAACGTGCTATTTTACCAGATTTTTCTGTTTTAGAAAATATTCTATTAGGTTTTCAAGATAGTGAGCCGTTTGTGAAAAATGGAGTTGTTCAAGAAAAAGAATTGTATAAGTATAGCAACGAATTGATCGAAAAATTTGATATTCGTTTACCAAATGCATCTGTACCAATTAAAACATTATCTGGTGGGAATCAGCAAAAAGTTGTTGTTGCCAGAGAAACGAGTAGACATCCTAAATTAGTAGTGGCTTGTCAACCAACTCGTGGATTAGATGTTGGTGCGATTGAGTTTATTCATGAAACATTATTAAAACTACGTGATGAAGGAAAAGCGATTTTACTCATTTCGGCTGAATTGACAGAAGTCATGAATTTAAGTGACCGTATAGGTGTGATGTTTGAGGGAGAATTCCAAGATATTTTAACGCGTGATGCATTTGATCAAGAGCATATTGGAAATCTTATGGCAGGAAATAAGAAAGTAGGTGAATCATCATGA
- a CDS encoding ISL3 family transposase, with the protein MSNITEILLQLKDKNITFDHENVSECDIRHKKSLVLYGKLTYTPDCCPNCHATNGIVKNGTRQSRLSLCQISGLNAYLSLTKQRFYCKSCQSSFTAETPIVDKHCFITNRLKQKIMDTLTETISETYIAKQHNVSVHTVRRIVDKIASTLKVNHNTQLPQHLCFDEFKSVNSSDSAMSFIYCDALTHQLIDVVHDRKSSTLLDYFARYDTQTRKAVKTITIDMFRPYIQIAKQVFPNAHIIIDPFHIVQALNRELTKHRVHVMKALHQNNRRLYNKMKRYWKLFLSNTDTLSSYPYHRFPLFDWMTHTQGIVDYLLEQVPELRATYDVVHQLRDALHNKDFDRFEEILIWAKQEAISPGLRRVLRTFKGYLPYIKNTFIYHHLTNGALEGINHKIKVLKRNAYGYRNFSHFRNRILLICKLYVPYTVPSTSLVA; encoded by the coding sequence ATGTCTAATATAACAGAAATCTTACTACAATTAAAGGATAAAAACATCACATTTGATCATGAAAACGTATCAGAGTGTGACATTCGACATAAAAAATCATTAGTCTTATACGGTAAATTAACCTATACACCAGATTGTTGCCCAAATTGTCACGCAACCAATGGCATTGTAAAAAATGGGACACGTCAATCGCGACTGTCTTTATGCCAAATTTCAGGACTAAACGCCTATTTATCACTCACTAAACAACGTTTTTATTGTAAATCCTGTCAATCATCATTTACAGCTGAAACACCTATTGTGGATAAGCATTGTTTTATCACAAACCGTTTAAAACAAAAGATAATGGATACTTTAACAGAAACCATTTCAGAAACCTACATCGCTAAACAACACAATGTATCTGTACATACGGTCAGACGTATTGTAGATAAGATCGCCTCTACTTTAAAAGTAAATCACAACACACAATTACCTCAACACCTATGTTTTGATGAATTCAAGTCAGTAAACTCTTCTGATAGTGCCATGAGTTTTATCTATTGTGATGCACTGACTCATCAACTGATTGACGTTGTACACGACCGTAAATCCAGCACGCTATTAGACTACTTTGCTAGATACGATACCCAGACAAGAAAAGCTGTTAAAACAATTACGATTGATATGTTTCGCCCCTATATTCAGATAGCCAAGCAAGTATTTCCTAACGCACATATCATTATCGACCCTTTTCATATTGTACAAGCATTAAATCGTGAGTTAACAAAACACAGAGTGCATGTAATGAAAGCTTTACATCAGAACAATCGCCGTTTATACAACAAAATGAAACGTTATTGGAAGTTGTTTTTAAGTAACACAGATACACTAAGTAGTTATCCTTATCACCGTTTTCCACTGTTTGATTGGATGACACATACACAAGGGATAGTCGATTATTTATTGGAACAAGTCCCCGAACTAAGAGCCACATACGATGTCGTTCATCAATTGAGAGATGCTTTACATAATAAAGATTTTGACCGATTTGAAGAAATACTCATATGGGCTAAACAGGAAGCTATTTCTCCTGGTTTACGTAGAGTATTAAGAACTTTCAAAGGGTATTTACCCTATATTAAAAACACCTTTATCTACCATCATTTGACTAACGGTGCACTTGAAGGAATCAATCATAAAATTAAAGTACTTAAGAGAAATGCCTATGGTTATCGTAACTTTTCACATTTTAGAAATCGTATTTTATTAATCTGTAAGTTATATGTACCATACACCGTACCATCTACTTCACTAGTTGCTTAA
- the ylqF gene encoding ribosome biogenesis GTPase YlqF, translated as MSTIQWFPGHMAKAKREAIEKLKLVDIVIELLDARIPYSSRNPMIDEIVGEKKRLVVLNKVDLADDKLTKEWVSYFKERSIDILTISAKDGKGLKQIQEKLKDMMSEKFEKLRAKGLKSRPIRLMILGIPNVGKSTLINRFIKKNKAVTGNKPGVTKGQQWLKLGTEFELLDTPGILWPKFEDESIGKKLALTGAIKDTILQLEDVSLFAIDFFARYYPESFKKSFGLTQENLDLPNAELLMYMTERMGLKDDYDKANEKIIFDIRSGKLGGYTLDHVSDMLLEEEDM; from the coding sequence ATGAGCACAATTCAATGGTTTCCAGGGCATATGGCAAAAGCCAAGAGGGAAGCAATCGAGAAATTAAAATTAGTGGATATTGTCATTGAATTATTGGATGCCCGCATTCCTTATTCAAGTCGTAATCCGATGATTGATGAGATTGTGGGTGAAAAAAAGCGTCTTGTAGTATTAAATAAAGTTGACTTAGCTGATGACAAACTCACAAAAGAATGGGTATCCTATTTTAAAGAACGAAGTATTGATATTTTAACTATTTCTGCAAAAGACGGAAAAGGATTAAAACAAATTCAAGAAAAACTGAAAGACATGATGTCTGAAAAGTTTGAAAAATTACGTGCAAAAGGCTTGAAATCACGTCCGATTCGATTGATGATTTTAGGTATCCCAAATGTTGGAAAATCAACGTTAATCAATCGCTTTATTAAAAAAAATAAAGCTGTGACAGGTAATAAACCGGGAGTAACAAAAGGACAACAATGGTTAAAGTTAGGAACAGAATTTGAATTGTTAGATACACCGGGGATTTTATGGCCGAAGTTTGAGGATGAAAGTATTGGGAAAAAATTAGCCTTAACAGGTGCCATTAAAGATACGATTCTTCAACTAGAAGATGTGTCTTTATTTGCGATTGACTTTTTTGCTCGTTATTATCCTGAATCATTCAAAAAATCATTTGGTTTAACCCAAGAAAACTTAGACTTACCAAATGCAGAATTATTGATGTATATGACGGAACGTATGGGACTAAAAGACGATTACGATAAAGCAAATGAAAAAATTATTTTTGATATTAGAAGTGGCAAATTAGGTGGCTATACATTGGATCATGTATCGGATATGTTATTGGAAGAAGAGGATATGTAA
- a CDS encoding GntR family transcriptional regulator, protein MVKEQTEVSKSKVPLYVSAYETLYSLMADGHYLPGDKLPNENELAKMLNISRGTLRQALLLFQEDGLIINKHGSGNYVTEKIAKTSEGLEKKTVICDRFSREKGKWTLTNISYQPATKIISETLRIDNEKLVVLFELIYCVDDKKISCMDIFLPYDILQHENISLNNYDDMQTFIFNYIAQKTNESYVDLRVIDVRSRIAKRLEITEGSSLCCFYEVMYTEMGIPTVYTKSYCVPSEYNFYIHSKR, encoded by the coding sequence ATGGTAAAAGAACAAACAGAAGTATCTAAATCAAAAGTCCCTTTATATGTCAGTGCTTATGAAACATTATATAGTTTGATGGCAGATGGGCATTATTTACCAGGAGATAAACTCCCGAATGAAAACGAATTGGCTAAAATGTTAAACATTAGTCGAGGTACTTTACGACAAGCGTTACTTCTTTTTCAAGAAGACGGACTTATCATTAATAAACATGGCTCGGGTAATTATGTCACAGAAAAAATTGCTAAAACATCAGAAGGTTTAGAAAAAAAGACCGTTATTTGTGATCGCTTTTCGAGAGAAAAAGGAAAATGGACACTGACAAATATTTCTTATCAACCTGCAACTAAAATTATTAGTGAAACTTTGCGTATTGATAATGAAAAGTTGGTTGTTCTCTTTGAATTGATTTATTGTGTCGATGATAAGAAAATCAGTTGCATGGATATATTTTTACCGTATGATATTTTACAACATGAAAATATATCATTAAATAATTATGATGACATGCAAACGTTCATTTTTAATTATATTGCCCAAAAGACAAATGAGTCTTATGTTGATTTGCGTGTTATTGATGTTAGAAGTCGTATCGCAAAACGATTAGAGATTACAGAAGGCAGTTCATTGTGTTGTTTTTATGAAGTAATGTATACAGAAATGGGCATACCAACTGTTTATACAAAATCATATTGTGTACCGTCTGAATATAATTTTTATATTCATTCTAAAAGATAA
- a CDS encoding ABC transporter permease, producing the protein MNHVTFVLDILYLAIQLSIPIVLGALCGTIAERSGVILLGVEGLMLFGSFFGVLGVYLTNNPWIGVIASIVIGGLMGLLYGVFVLRYRAQQSVVGVGFNFLGSGVTAVLLKMIWDAEGLSTTVQTVPTVTIPILSDIPFINRLFLDQSPYLYFMVIIVAATYIIMYKTKVGLRLRAMGENPYAVQTAGISVNRYRYIALMISGMIAGLAGSFLSISQNNLFVTDMVAGRGFMGLAANIFGGWHPLGSLGASFIFSTAQAVRFKLVDASIPTHLISLLPYMTTLFVLLVVGLKSKTPTAPEGLGKLVD; encoded by the coding sequence ATGAATCATGTCACATTTGTACTCGATATTTTGTATCTTGCTATTCAACTATCTATTCCCATTGTATTAGGTGCTTTGTGTGGAACTATTGCGGAACGTAGTGGTGTTATTTTACTTGGTGTAGAAGGATTGATGTTATTTGGTTCTTTCTTTGGTGTATTAGGCGTATATTTAACAAATAATCCTTGGATAGGTGTCATAGCCTCTATTGTAATTGGTGGATTGATGGGATTATTGTATGGTGTATTTGTTTTACGTTACCGTGCCCAACAATCAGTTGTAGGTGTTGGTTTTAATTTTCTAGGAAGTGGTGTAACGGCTGTATTATTAAAAATGATATGGGATGCAGAAGGATTATCAACAACTGTTCAAACTGTTCCTACAGTTACTATTCCTATTTTGAGTGATATTCCGTTTATAAACCGTTTGTTCTTAGATCAAAGTCCATATTTGTACTTTATGGTTATCATTGTCGCAGCGACATATATTATCATGTATAAAACAAAAGTTGGTCTACGTTTACGAGCAATGGGAGAAAATCCTTATGCAGTACAAACTGCAGGTATTTCTGTAAATCGTTATCGCTATATTGCGTTGATGATAAGTGGAATGATTGCAGGTCTTGCCGGTTCTTTCTTATCTATTTCACAAAATAATTTATTTGTAACAGATATGGTTGCCGGAAGAGGATTTATGGGATTAGCGGCAAATATTTTTGGTGGATGGCATCCACTAGGCTCACTAGGTGCAAGTTTTATTTTCTCAACAGCGCAAGCAGTGCGTTTTAAATTAGTTGATGCAAGTATTCCAACGCATTTAATATCGCTTTTACCATATATGACGACATTATTTGTATTGTTAGTCGTTGGATTAAAATCAAAAACACCAACAGCTCCAGAGGGACTTGGAAAGTTGGTGGACTAA
- a CDS encoding BMP family ABC transporter substrate-binding protein has translation MSKSLKMVYKVVIALLVVVLAACSSQSSEKTDTKMMSDKNEKSSVRVGVVFTTAGLGGESFNDLVFEGVKRAKDDLGVEFDYVEPKSVSDQEITLDEMASSGKYQLVIAVGFEQVDAIKVVAKNYPEQKFALIDAQVDLPNVSCYVSREEEGTFLLGALAALVKKEGTLNMLNKEKVIGFIGGVESPLINKFAAGYTAGARYVDKDLTVLVDYAGSFNDPSTAKVIAETMHSKNADIVFHAAGASGMGLFQAAEEKGFLSMGVNSNQNKIKPDYIMASMLKLANQASYEVIKSVVENAYKPGINTLGLKQEGVGITLDKSNIKVSEDIVKTVDDIKKKIIDGSIEVPTALDKVDSFIESHQLGK, from the coding sequence ATGTCAAAATCTTTAAAAATGGTCTATAAAGTGGTAATTGCATTATTGGTTGTGGTATTAGCAGCGTGTTCTTCACAATCAAGTGAGAAAACGGATACAAAAATGATGTCTGATAAAAATGAAAAATCATCTGTACGAGTAGGCGTTGTATTTACGACTGCTGGATTAGGGGGAGAGTCGTTCAATGATTTAGTATTTGAAGGTGTAAAACGTGCTAAAGATGACTTAGGCGTTGAGTTTGATTATGTAGAACCAAAATCTGTTTCTGACCAAGAAATTACATTAGATGAAATGGCAAGTTCTGGTAAATATCAACTTGTTATTGCCGTAGGATTTGAACAAGTTGACGCTATAAAAGTCGTTGCTAAAAATTATCCAGAACAAAAATTTGCTTTGATTGATGCTCAAGTAGATTTACCAAATGTTTCTTGTTATGTATCACGTGAAGAAGAAGGTACTTTCTTATTAGGTGCATTGGCAGCGCTTGTAAAAAAAGAAGGCACTCTTAATATGTTGAATAAAGAAAAAGTAATTGGTTTTATTGGTGGTGTTGAAAGTCCTCTTATTAATAAATTTGCAGCAGGATATACAGCAGGTGCAAGATATGTTGATAAAGACTTAACTGTATTAGTTGATTATGCAGGTAGCTTCAATGATCCATCTACAGCAAAAGTTATCGCAGAAACAATGCACAGTAAAAATGCAGATATTGTTTTCCATGCAGCAGGTGCATCAGGTATGGGATTATTCCAAGCAGCTGAAGAAAAAGGATTTCTTAGCATGGGAGTTAACTCAAATCAAAATAAAATTAAACCAGACTATATTATGGCAAGTATGTTGAAATTAGCAAATCAAGCATCTTACGAAGTAATTAAAAGTGTTGTAGAAAATGCTTATAAACCTGGTATTAATACACTTGGTTTGAAACAAGAAGGTGTTGGTATTACATTAGATAAAAGTAATATCAAAGTATCTGAAGATATTGTGAAAACAGTTGATGACATTAAGAAAAAAATTATTGATGGTTCAATTGAAGTGCCTACTGCATTAGATAAAGTAGACAGTTTTATTGAGAGTCATCAATTAGGAAAATAA
- a CDS encoding ABC transporter permease, whose product MTKKTFMKYSIWYDLSVSLFAIVVALVIGAIVIAVMGENPVKVYQSLLAGALGSPRDIANTVSKTIPLIFTGLAVAVGFRSGVFNIGAEGQLTFAAMVSVIVALAMPNMSPFIALPIIFISGILAGALIGAISGVFKAVFQINEVIVAIMLNYIVKHFTSFLANGPLKAPGTVAQTEMIAESFQLPKLLPRTQLTSALFIALIVVAAIYILLWKTSIGYKIRAVGSNKSAAQAAGINSKATMIFAMALSGSIASLAGITEVLGKQYRFIEGFSPSFGFTGIAVAVLGKNNPLGVILSAFLFGIMDNGALRMSRETAVSSSIIVVIQGLVILFISAPKIISFVSKRKEMIKK is encoded by the coding sequence ATGACTAAAAAAACATTTATGAAATATTCGATATGGTATGACTTATCAGTATCTTTATTTGCGATTGTTGTGGCATTAGTCATTGGTGCTATTGTTATTGCTGTTATGGGAGAAAATCCTGTTAAAGTTTATCAATCATTGCTAGCAGGAGCATTAGGTAGCCCTCGTGATATTGCCAATACAGTAAGTAAAACCATTCCGCTCATTTTTACAGGTTTAGCTGTTGCTGTAGGTTTTAGAAGTGGTGTTTTTAATATTGGGGCAGAAGGGCAATTAACTTTTGCTGCTATGGTATCTGTTATCGTTGCTTTAGCCATGCCAAATATGAGCCCGTTCATTGCTTTACCAATTATTTTTATCTCTGGTATTTTAGCAGGAGCATTGATCGGTGCTATTTCAGGTGTTTTTAAAGCTGTATTTCAAATAAACGAAGTAATTGTTGCGATTATGTTGAATTATATCGTTAAACATTTTACGTCATTTTTAGCAAACGGTCCTTTAAAAGCACCTGGTACTGTGGCACAAACAGAAATGATTGCTGAATCGTTTCAATTACCAAAATTGTTACCAAGAACACAACTAACAAGTGCTTTATTTATTGCTTTAATTGTTGTAGCAGCTATTTATATTTTATTATGGAAAACGAGTATTGGTTATAAAATTCGTGCCGTAGGTTCTAATAAATCAGCTGCACAAGCAGCGGGGATAAATAGTAAAGCAACTATGATTTTTGCTATGGCACTTAGTGGAAGTATCGCTTCTTTAGCAGGTATTACCGAAGTGTTAGGAAAGCAGTATCGTTTCATTGAAGGATTTTCTCCTTCGTTTGGCTTTACAGGAATTGCAGTTGCTGTTTTAGGGAAAAATAATCCTCTTGGTGTTATTTTATCAGCTTTCTTATTTGGTATTATGGATAATGGTGCTTTGAGAATGAGCCGTGAAACAGCTGTTTCAAGTAGTATTATAGTGGTTATTCAAGGTTTGGTTATTTTATTCATTTCAGCACCTAAAATTATTAGTTTTGTATCGAAAAGAAAGGAGATGATTAAAAAATGA
- a CDS encoding YitT family protein has product MSLGIALFLKSGLGANPLTTFTNGVSLTVNISVGTASQLIMLSLLIVVFALDKSRIGIGTVINGVCVGIFIDMFMKLPLEATHWSIQWILLIIACVLFSMGLGLYVSSNLGEGTVDAFMIIIKNKCHVPIKIARIILDMILVGLGFLLGSNIGIGTIIGMVTTGPIMNQTMKYIKKK; this is encoded by the coding sequence ATGAGTTTAGGAATAGCGCTTTTTCTAAAATCTGGGCTAGGAGCTAATCCGTTAACTACTTTTACTAATGGCGTTTCTTTAACAGTAAACATTAGTGTGGGAACTGCTTCTCAACTAATTATGTTATCGTTATTGATTGTTGTGTTTGCTTTAGATAAAAGCCGCATAGGAATAGGGACAGTGATAAACGGGGTATGTGTTGGCATATTTATTGATATGTTTATGAAATTACCACTTGAAGCAACTCATTGGAGTATACAGTGGATACTTTTGATAATAGCTTGTGTGCTATTTTCAATGGGGTTGGGCTTATATGTATCATCTAATTTAGGTGAAGGAACAGTCGATGCTTTTATGATTATTATTAAAAATAAATGCCATGTTCCAATAAAAATTGCTAGAATTATTTTAGATATGATTTTAGTAGGATTAGGATTTTTATTAGGAAGCAATATTGGAATCGGAACAATTATAGGTATGGTAACGACTGGACCAATAATGAATCAAACAATGAAATATATAAAGAAAAAGTGA
- a CDS encoding nucleoside phosphorylase yields MDENMKMLHIALKKGDVGEYAFLPGSPERALKISKYLENSEKVAQNREHTTYSGYLDGVKVTVTSTGMGGPSTAITVEELAKLGVKTFIRIGTCASVSPKVKRGDVVIPNGCVKMEGTSLHYTPVEFPAVPDYYLLKELEKAAIKLGYEYNIAPSITKDSFYTQTEPETKPVSYELINKWNAYERSGATSTEMESATLFSVTGTIEGCRSATVLVSATNYKNYSSDAKTYPGDLEERAILTAIEAMKEVIKADSQQK; encoded by the coding sequence ATGGACGAAAACATGAAAATGTTACATATTGCATTAAAAAAAGGAGATGTAGGAGAGTACGCTTTTTTACCTGGTTCTCCAGAACGTGCATTAAAAATATCAAAATATCTTGAAAACAGCGAAAAAGTTGCACAAAATAGAGAACATACAACATATTCTGGATATTTAGACGGTGTAAAAGTAACCGTTACATCAACAGGTATGGGAGGCCCATCAACAGCCATTACAGTTGAAGAATTGGCTAAATTGGGTGTTAAAACATTTATACGTATAGGAACATGTGCTTCTGTTTCTCCAAAAGTGAAGAGGGGGGATGTTGTTATTCCTAATGGATGTGTTAAAATGGAAGGAACAAGTCTACATTACACACCAGTTGAGTTTCCAGCTGTTCCGGACTATTATTTATTGAAAGAACTTGAAAAGGCAGCAATTAAGTTGGGGTATGAATATAATATTGCACCGTCTATTACAAAAGATTCTTTCTACACACAAACAGAGCCTGAAACAAAACCAGTTAGCTATGAGTTAATTAATAAGTGGAATGCTTATGAGCGAAGTGGTGCAACAAGTACAGAAATGGAAAGTGCAACATTATTTTCTGTGACAGGAACAATAGAAGGTTGTCGTTCCGCAACAGTACTTGTTTCTGCGACTAATTATAAAAATTATAGTTCAGATGCAAAAACATATCCTGGTGATTTAGAAGAGCGTGCGATCTTAACTGCTATTGAAGCAATGAAAGAAGTCATTAAGGCAGATTCGCAACAAAAATAA
- the pduA gene encoding propanediol utilization microcompartment protein PduA produces MKDALGMVETKGLVGAIEAADAMVKAANVTLVGKEQIGAGLVTVMVRGDVGAVKAATDAGAAAAENVGELVSVHVIPRPHSEVEVILPKKSTEN; encoded by the coding sequence ATGAAAGATGCATTAGGTATGGTAGAAACAAAAGGTTTAGTCGGAGCAATTGAAGCAGCAGATGCTATGGTTAAAGCTGCTAATGTGACACTAGTCGGCAAAGAACAAATTGGTGCTGGATTAGTAACAGTTATGGTTCGTGGTGATGTAGGTGCTGTTAAAGCTGCAACTGATGCAGGTGCTGCAGCTGCTGAAAACGTTGGGGAATTAGTATCTGTTCACGTAATCCCACGTCCACATTCAGAAGTTGAAGTGATTTTACCAAAAAAATCAACTGAAAACTAA
- a CDS encoding ribonuclease HII: protein MTKWTTSQIKDALNSIQHKQDIPVEWYQDERKSVQQALKSWEDKLVKFKKLQEKLDSMLSFEKALTKNGYKAIAGIDEVGRGPLAGPVVAACVMMPMDTFILSVNDSKQLSEKKREKLYKEIMANAISVGIGIVEPNDIDTLNIYQATKVAMQQAVDKMSIKPDFLLIDAMTLTNDLPQESLIKGDARSYSIACASIIAKVTRDRMMCEYAQHYPHYAFDKNAGYGTKDHLLGLEKYGITPIHRKSFEPIKTMLNNNFHQ from the coding sequence ATGACAAAATGGACAACGTCGCAAATTAAGGATGCATTGAACAGTATACAACATAAACAGGATATACCTGTGGAATGGTATCAAGATGAGAGAAAAAGTGTTCAACAGGCGTTAAAAAGTTGGGAAGACAAGCTAGTAAAATTCAAGAAACTTCAAGAAAAATTAGATAGTATGCTATCTTTTGAAAAAGCATTGACAAAAAATGGATACAAAGCTATTGCAGGAATTGATGAAGTTGGACGTGGACCACTAGCAGGACCAGTTGTTGCAGCGTGTGTTATGATGCCAATGGATACCTTTATTTTATCAGTGAATGATTCAAAACAATTATCTGAGAAAAAAAGAGAGAAATTATATAAAGAGATTATGGCAAATGCAATTAGTGTTGGTATTGGCATTGTTGAACCGAATGATATTGATACATTAAATATTTATCAAGCAACAAAAGTAGCTATGCAACAAGCCGTTGATAAAATGTCAATAAAACCAGATTTCTTATTGATTGATGCGATGACATTAACAAATGATTTACCACAAGAAAGTTTGATTAAAGGTGATGCAAGAAGTTATAGTATTGCCTGTGCAAGTATTATCGCTAAAGTAACACGAGATAGAATGATGTGTGAGTATGCTCAACACTATCCACATTATGCTTTTGATAAAAATGCTGGATATGGCACAAAAGATCATTTATTAGGTTTAGAAAAATATGGTATAACGCCTATTCATCGTAAAAGTTTTGAACCGATTAAAACGATGTTAAACAACAATTTTCACCAATAA